The following coding sequences lie in one Pseudomonas monsensis genomic window:
- a CDS encoding transposase: protein MPRRPRVLIPGVPLHLIQRGNNRSVCFFTDEDYLFYLELLVEQASKNECDIHAWCLMTNHVHLLVSPHYANSASLLMKGVGQRYVQYINRAYSRSGSLWEGRYRSCLVESERYLLCCYRYIEMNPVRAKMVNHPAEYRWSSYRVNTQSERSHIVTPHAQYLALGGQGGQPAEAYRELFKNDLESELVDQLRDATNGNNVFGGSKFAVDVEEMIGRRVQRGSPGRPKKSII, encoded by the coding sequence ATGCCGCGTAGACCAAGAGTTTTGATACCAGGCGTACCGTTGCACTTGATTCAGCGAGGAAACAATAGGTCTGTGTGTTTTTTTACCGACGAAGACTATCTTTTTTATCTGGAGCTTTTAGTCGAACAGGCTTCTAAAAATGAATGTGATATTCATGCGTGGTGCCTAATGACCAATCATGTTCACTTGTTAGTCAGTCCTCATTATGCCAACAGCGCAAGCCTGCTGATGAAAGGTGTCGGCCAGAGATACGTCCAATACATAAATCGTGCTTATAGTCGCAGCGGAAGTTTGTGGGAAGGCCGGTATCGTTCATGCCTTGTTGAGAGTGAACGATATTTGTTGTGCTGTTATCGATACATCGAAATGAATCCCGTCAGAGCGAAAATGGTAAATCATCCGGCAGAATATCGCTGGTCAAGTTACCGTGTTAACACACAATCAGAGCGATCACACATTGTTACCCCTCATGCTCAGTATTTGGCGCTTGGAGGGCAGGGCGGGCAGCCGGCAGAAGCTTACCGCGAACTGTTCAAAAATGACTTAGAGTCGGAATTGGTTGACCAGCTTCGTGACGCGACCAATGGGAATAATGTTTTTGGCGGTTCAAAGTTTGCTGTTGATGTCGAGGAAATGATCGGTCGTCGCGTGCAGCGAGGGAGCCCGGGACGGCCAAAAAAATCGATCATTTAG
- a CDS encoding contact-dependent growth inhibition system immunity protein, translating into MTFRELEKKYSVAWSPEDPMSSLSEWYLSVRDTDFDNLEVGDVCRALRQDLFIADLLTFATRFLSEDVLTGDRYDGELISALADIKADYWVVNVQAARDTIDALVRVSDVTEDVDCLSDTSRLIKTIKAII; encoded by the coding sequence ATGACATTTCGAGAGTTGGAAAAAAAATATTCGGTTGCTTGGTCACCAGAAGACCCGATGTCCTCTTTGAGTGAGTGGTATCTGTCTGTTCGTGATACGGATTTTGATAATCTTGAGGTCGGTGATGTATGTCGAGCTTTGAGGCAGGATTTGTTTATTGCTGATCTATTAACTTTCGCTACGCGTTTTTTGTCAGAAGATGTTCTGACAGGGGATCGGTATGATGGTGAATTGATTTCCGCACTCGCAGATATCAAGGCAGACTATTGGGTTGTAAATGTTCAAGCGGCCAGAGATACGATTGATGCTTTGGTGCGAGTATCTGATGTCACTGAGGATGTTGATTGTCTAAGCGACACATCCAGGTTGATAAAAACTATAAAGGCGATCATTTGA
- a CDS encoding LLM class flavin-dependent oxidoreductase codes for MKFSLFIHMERWDESVSHRQLFEDLTELTLMAEAGGFSTVWIGEHHAMEYTISPSPMPLLAYLAAKTTTIHLGAGTIIAPFWHPLRVAGECALLDVISNGRMEVGLARGAYQVEFDRMAGGMPASAGGQALREMVPVVRALWQGDYAHDGDIWKFPTSTSVPKPIQKPNPPMWIAARDPDSHNFAVANGCNVMVTPLMKGDEEVVDLKNKFQTALDNNPDVPRPQLMVLRHTHVHTADNPDGWKVGAKAISRFYRTFDAWFGNKQTPVNGFLAPSPEEKFAGRPEFELESLHKTAMIGTPEEIIPRIKYYQELGVDEFSFWCDNSLPHEEKKKSLELFIKHVVPAFR; via the coding sequence ATGAAATTTTCCCTGTTCATCCACATGGAACGCTGGGACGAAAGCGTCAGCCACCGCCAACTGTTCGAAGACCTCACCGAACTGACCCTGATGGCCGAGGCAGGTGGTTTCAGCACCGTGTGGATCGGCGAACACCACGCGATGGAATACACCATCTCGCCAAGCCCGATGCCATTGCTCGCTTACCTCGCGGCCAAAACCACCACCATCCACCTCGGTGCCGGCACCATCATCGCGCCGTTCTGGCACCCGCTGCGCGTTGCCGGTGAATGCGCGTTGCTCGACGTGATCAGCAACGGCCGCATGGAAGTCGGCCTGGCCCGTGGCGCCTACCAAGTTGAATTCGATCGCATGGCCGGCGGCATGCCCGCCTCCGCCGGTGGCCAGGCCCTGCGCGAGATGGTCCCGGTGGTCCGCGCCCTGTGGCAAGGCGACTACGCCCACGATGGTGACATCTGGAAATTCCCCACCTCCACCAGCGTGCCGAAACCGATCCAGAAGCCCAACCCGCCAATGTGGATCGCCGCCCGCGACCCGGATTCACACAACTTCGCCGTGGCCAACGGCTGCAACGTGATGGTCACGCCGCTGATGAAAGGTGACGAAGAAGTCGTCGACCTGAAGAACAAATTCCAAACCGCGCTGGATAACAATCCAGACGTGCCGCGTCCGCAACTGATGGTGCTGCGCCATACCCATGTGCACACCGCCGATAATCCTGATGGCTGGAAAGTCGGCGCGAAAGCGATCTCACGGTTCTATCGCACCTTCGATGCGTGGTTCGGCAACAAGCAAACGCCGGTCAATGGCTTTCTGGCGCCGAGCCCGGAAGAGAAGTTTGCCGGGCGTCCGGAGTTTGAATTGGAGAGTTTGCACAAGACGGCGATGATTGGTACGCCGGAAGAGATCATTCCGCGGATCAAGTATTACCAGGAACTGGGGGTGGATGAGTTCAGCTTCTGGTGTGACAACAGCTTGCCGCATGAGGAGAAGAAGAAGTCGCTGGAGTTGTTTATCAAGCATGTGGTGCCGGCGTTTCGGTGA
- a CDS encoding flavin reductase family protein — translation MIDAAIYKQVMGSFPSGVTVITTLDDDGQIVGLTASAFSSLSMDPALVLFCPNYSSDSYPVLIKNKRFAIHVLSGGQQSEAYAFARKGKDKAQGIEWTLSELGNPILANATAIIECELWREYEGGDHAIMVGAVKNLIVPEQHTGPLVYCHGKMGALPVLA, via the coding sequence ATGATCGATGCCGCCATCTACAAACAAGTCATGGGCTCGTTCCCGTCCGGCGTAACCGTTATCACCACCCTGGACGATGACGGTCAGATCGTCGGCCTGACTGCCAGCGCCTTCAGCTCGCTGTCGATGGACCCGGCGCTGGTGCTGTTCTGCCCCAACTACAGCTCTGATTCCTATCCGGTGCTGATCAAAAACAAACGCTTTGCCATCCACGTCCTGTCCGGCGGCCAGCAAAGCGAAGCCTACGCCTTCGCCCGCAAAGGCAAAGACAAAGCGCAAGGCATCGAATGGACACTGAGCGAACTGGGTAACCCGATCCTCGCCAACGCGACGGCTATCATCGAATGTGAACTGTGGCGCGAATACGAAGGCGGCGACCACGCGATCATGGTCGGCGCGGTGAAGAATCTGATAGTGCCCGAGCAGCACACCGGGCCGCTGGTGTATTGCCACGGCAAGATGGGTGCCCTGCCCGTCCTGGCCTGA